From the Candidatus Binataceae bacterium genome, one window contains:
- a CDS encoding LLM class flavin-dependent oxidoreductase — protein MDFGYFTLSDNHYDHNTRSADTFVADILDEAIYAEQVGMHSAWIGEHHFSTLGVLSCPELVLANVAARTCRIRLAPAVTVLPLHHPIQVAEQWATLDLLSNGRVDFAAGRGYDQREYLPLKVSFEDNQVLFEEGLEIVRRLWSGPRPISYRGRYYQFENVAVTPQPVQRPIPTYVASFSKPSIELAARLGCGLIVAPFAAAMSYGGLRQVAQLYHETCARHGTTPGRLMCSYFTHFADTPAQEQAARARQIRYYKECVIPAFPGDPKTAPPSYRYFIEMVERLRQVKPEDLTENSVLLGSPVAMIDTLKKVEEAGFDEVILYFNVGLKDHAQVKDEMARFMAEVATSLT, from the coding sequence ATGGATTTTGGCTATTTCACCCTCAGTGACAATCATTACGACCATAATACCCGCTCCGCCGATACGTTTGTCGCCGACATTCTAGACGAAGCGATTTACGCCGAGCAGGTTGGGATGCATTCGGCCTGGATCGGCGAGCATCATTTCAGCACCTTGGGCGTGCTTTCCTGCCCCGAATTGGTGCTGGCCAACGTAGCCGCACGTACTTGCCGAATCCGTTTGGCTCCGGCTGTGACAGTGTTGCCGCTCCATCATCCCATCCAGGTGGCTGAGCAATGGGCCACGTTGGACCTGCTAAGTAATGGCCGGGTCGATTTCGCCGCTGGCCGCGGCTACGACCAACGGGAATATCTCCCGTTGAAGGTTTCATTCGAAGACAACCAGGTGCTCTTCGAGGAGGGATTGGAGATAGTACGCCGTTTGTGGTCGGGGCCACGCCCGATCTCTTATCGCGGTCGCTACTATCAGTTCGAGAATGTCGCCGTTACGCCCCAGCCCGTTCAGCGCCCTATCCCAACGTACGTCGCTTCGTTTTCCAAACCATCAATCGAATTGGCGGCCCGGCTGGGATGCGGACTAATCGTCGCTCCTTTCGCTGCCGCGATGAGTTACGGCGGCCTGCGCCAGGTCGCTCAGCTTTATCACGAGACCTGCGCCCGTCACGGCACCACGCCCGGGCGCCTGATGTGCAGCTACTTCACCCATTTTGCCGATACGCCGGCGCAGGAGCAGGCGGCCCGTGCCCGCCAGATCCGCTATTACAAGGAATGCGTGATTCCGGCCTTCCCCGGCGATCCAAAGACCGCGCCACCCAGTTATCGTTACTTTATCGAGATGGTCGAGCGGTTGCGCCAGGTTAAGCCCGAGGATCTGACCGAGAACTCGGTGCTGCTAGGGTCGCCGGTGGCGATGATCGACACCCTCAAGAAAGTAGAAGAGGCGGGTTTCGACGAGGTGATTTTATATTTCAACGTCGGCCTCAAGGACCACGCCCAGGTCAAGGATGAGATGGCGCGCTTCATGGCGGAGGTGGCTACCAGCCTCACCTGA